A single region of the Brassica rapa cultivar Chiifu-401-42 chromosome A03, CAAS_Brap_v3.01, whole genome shotgun sequence genome encodes:
- the LOC103856293 gene encoding CCR4-NOT transcription complex subunit 3 isoform X1 translates to MGASRKLQGEIDRVLKKVQEGVDVFDSIWNKWNVYDTDNVNQKEKFEAELKKEIKKLQRYRDQIKTWIQSSEIKDKKVSASDEQSLVDARKLIEREMERFKICEKETKTKAFSKEGLGQQPKTDPKEKAKSETRDWLNNVVSELESQIDSFEAELEGLSVKKGKSRPPRLTHLKTSITRHKDHIIKLELILRLLDNDELSPEQVNDVKDFLDDYVERNQDDFDEFSDVDELYSTLPLNEVEGLEDLVTAGPLVKGTPLSMKSSVAASASQVRSISLPTHHQSTSQEKTDDTTLPDSNSETLPKTPPQKNGALHSAPSTPVGERPSSNVPVSSVPNAPVALSTSVPVQTSTERMGSLSTVAAKEEDATTLPSRKPTSSVADAPPRGIGRVNFPTQPQLSQPLSPSAANGTGATSSAAEIAKRKIMGVESNVQPLTSPLSKMVLPPAAKGNDGTISDGNPGDVAASIGRAYSPSIVSGLQWRPGSPFQSQNETVRGRTEISPDQREKFLQRYQQVLSERNEKQFSSQQQNPLLQQVAFFL, encoded by the exons ATGGGCGCGAGTCGGAAGCTACAAGGCGAGATAGATCGGGTGCTGAAGAAGGTTCAGGAAGGTGTTGATGTCTTCGACAGCATCTGGAACAAG TGGAAT GTCTATGATACGGATAATGTTAACCAAAAGGAAAAGTTTGAGGCTGAGTTGAAGAAGGAGATCAAGAAGCTGCAGCGGTATAGGGACCAGATCAAGACTTGGATTCAGTCTAGTGAGATCAAAGATAAAAAA GTCAGTGCATCAGATGAGCAATCCCTGGTTGACGCTCGGAAGCTCATTGAGCGAGAAATGGAGAGGTTTAAAATATGTGAGAAAGAGACCAAGACAAAAGCATTCTCTAAGGAAGGACTGGGTCAGCAACCTAAAACT GACCCAAAAGAGAAAGCAAAGTCAGAGACAAGAGATTGGTTGAACAATGTG GTGAGCGAACTCGAGTCGCAGATTGATAGCTTTGAAGCTGAGTTGGAAGGACTATCTGTCAAAAAAGGAAAGTCAAGGCCGCCCAGATTG aCACATCTTAAGACATCTATCACAAGACACAAGGATCATATAATAAAGTTGGAATTGATATTGAGGCTTCTGGACAATGATGAATTAAGTCCAGAACAAGTAAATGACGTCAAAGATTTTCTGGATGATTATGTTGAACGAAATCAG GATGATTTTGACGAATTCAGTGATGTTGATGAGCTCTATAGCACGTTGCCACTAAATGAGGTGGAGGGTCTTGAAGATCTAGTAACCGCTGGCCCCCTCGTCAAG GGTACTCCTCTGAGCATGAAGAGTTCTGTGGCAGCGTCAGCATCTCAAGTTCGG AGCATAAGTCTGCCAACACACCATCAGAGCACTTCTCAAGAGAAGACTGACGATACAACTTTACCGGATAGCAATTCTGAGACACTTCCAAAAACCCCTCCCCAAAAGAATGGGGCCCTTCACTCAGCACCATCAACACCCGTTGGGGAACGTCCAAGTTCGAATGTGCCTGTCAGTAGTGTTCCTAATGCACCAGTTGCTTTATCAACTTCCGTTCCTGTTCAGACTTCCACAGAAAGGATGGGAAGTTTGTCTACAGTGGCGGCCAAGGAAGAAGATGCAACAACCTTGCCTTCCCGTAAACCAACCTCATCTGTTGCTGATGCTCCACCGAGGGGCATTGGTAGAGTTAATTTCCCCACCCAGCCTCAACTGAGTCAGCCTTTGTCTCCAAGTGCAGCTAACGGCACTGGTGCGACTTCTTCAGCAGCTGAAATTGCAAAGAGAAAAATAATGGGAGTTGAGAGCAATGTCCAACCTCTAACCTCTCCGCTCAGCAAAATGGTACTACCACCAGCTGCGAAGGGTAATGATGGAACTATCTCTGATGGTAACCCTGGTGATGTTGCGGCAAGCATCGGTAGAGCTTATTCACCGTCTATTGTATCTGGTTTGCAGTGGAGGCCTGGGAGTCCCTTTCAGAGTCAGAATGAAACG GTCCGTGGAAGAACTGAAATATCACCAGATCAAAGGGAGAAATTCTTACAGCGGTACCAGCAAGTACTATCCGAAAGAAACGAGAAGCAGTTTTCTTCACAACAGCAAAATCCGCTTTTACAGCAGGTAGCGTTTTTTTTATAG
- the LOC103856293 gene encoding CCR4-NOT transcription complex subunit 3 isoform X2, translating to MGASRKLQGEIDRVLKKVQEGVDVFDSIWNKVYDTDNVNQKEKFEAELKKEIKKLQRYRDQIKTWIQSSEIKDKKVSASDEQSLVDARKLIEREMERFKICEKETKTKAFSKEGLGQQPKTDPKEKAKSETRDWLNNVVSELESQIDSFEAELEGLSVKKGKSRPPRLTHLKTSITRHKDHIIKLELILRLLDNDELSPEQVNDVKDFLDDYVERNQDDFDEFSDVDELYSTLPLNEVEGLEDLVTAGPLVKGTPLSMKSSVAASASQVRSISLPTHHQSTSQEKTDDTTLPDSNSETLPKTPPQKNGALHSAPSTPVGERPSSNVPVSSVPNAPVALSTSVPVQTSTERMGSLSTVAAKEEDATTLPSRKPTSSVADAPPRGIGRVNFPTQPQLSQPLSPSAANGTGATSSAAEIAKRKIMGVESNVQPLTSPLSKMVLPPAAKGNDGTISDGNPGDVAASIGRAYSPSIVSGLQWRPGSPFQSQNETVRGRTEISPDQREKFLQRYQQVLSERNEKQFSSQQQNPLLQQVAFFL from the exons ATGGGCGCGAGTCGGAAGCTACAAGGCGAGATAGATCGGGTGCTGAAGAAGGTTCAGGAAGGTGTTGATGTCTTCGACAGCATCTGGAACAAG GTCTATGATACGGATAATGTTAACCAAAAGGAAAAGTTTGAGGCTGAGTTGAAGAAGGAGATCAAGAAGCTGCAGCGGTATAGGGACCAGATCAAGACTTGGATTCAGTCTAGTGAGATCAAAGATAAAAAA GTCAGTGCATCAGATGAGCAATCCCTGGTTGACGCTCGGAAGCTCATTGAGCGAGAAATGGAGAGGTTTAAAATATGTGAGAAAGAGACCAAGACAAAAGCATTCTCTAAGGAAGGACTGGGTCAGCAACCTAAAACT GACCCAAAAGAGAAAGCAAAGTCAGAGACAAGAGATTGGTTGAACAATGTG GTGAGCGAACTCGAGTCGCAGATTGATAGCTTTGAAGCTGAGTTGGAAGGACTATCTGTCAAAAAAGGAAAGTCAAGGCCGCCCAGATTG aCACATCTTAAGACATCTATCACAAGACACAAGGATCATATAATAAAGTTGGAATTGATATTGAGGCTTCTGGACAATGATGAATTAAGTCCAGAACAAGTAAATGACGTCAAAGATTTTCTGGATGATTATGTTGAACGAAATCAG GATGATTTTGACGAATTCAGTGATGTTGATGAGCTCTATAGCACGTTGCCACTAAATGAGGTGGAGGGTCTTGAAGATCTAGTAACCGCTGGCCCCCTCGTCAAG GGTACTCCTCTGAGCATGAAGAGTTCTGTGGCAGCGTCAGCATCTCAAGTTCGG AGCATAAGTCTGCCAACACACCATCAGAGCACTTCTCAAGAGAAGACTGACGATACAACTTTACCGGATAGCAATTCTGAGACACTTCCAAAAACCCCTCCCCAAAAGAATGGGGCCCTTCACTCAGCACCATCAACACCCGTTGGGGAACGTCCAAGTTCGAATGTGCCTGTCAGTAGTGTTCCTAATGCACCAGTTGCTTTATCAACTTCCGTTCCTGTTCAGACTTCCACAGAAAGGATGGGAAGTTTGTCTACAGTGGCGGCCAAGGAAGAAGATGCAACAACCTTGCCTTCCCGTAAACCAACCTCATCTGTTGCTGATGCTCCACCGAGGGGCATTGGTAGAGTTAATTTCCCCACCCAGCCTCAACTGAGTCAGCCTTTGTCTCCAAGTGCAGCTAACGGCACTGGTGCGACTTCTTCAGCAGCTGAAATTGCAAAGAGAAAAATAATGGGAGTTGAGAGCAATGTCCAACCTCTAACCTCTCCGCTCAGCAAAATGGTACTACCACCAGCTGCGAAGGGTAATGATGGAACTATCTCTGATGGTAACCCTGGTGATGTTGCGGCAAGCATCGGTAGAGCTTATTCACCGTCTATTGTATCTGGTTTGCAGTGGAGGCCTGGGAGTCCCTTTCAGAGTCAGAATGAAACG GTCCGTGGAAGAACTGAAATATCACCAGATCAAAGGGAGAAATTCTTACAGCGGTACCAGCAAGTACTATCCGAAAGAAACGAGAAGCAGTTTTCTTCACAACAGCAAAATCCGCTTTTACAGCAGGTAGCGTTTTTTTTATAG
- the LOC103856293 gene encoding CCR4-NOT transcription complex subunit 3 isoform X3 — MSNPWLTLGSSLSEKWRGLKYVRKRPRQKHSLRKDWDPKEKAKSETRDWLNNVVSELESQIDSFEAELEGLSVKKGKSRPPRLTHLKTSITRHKDHIIKLELILRLLDNDELSPEQVNDVKDFLDDYVERNQDDFDEFSDVDELYSTLPLNEVEGLEDLVTAGPLVKGTPLSMKSSVAASASQVRSISLPTHHQSTSQEKTDDTTLPDSNSETLPKTPPQKNGALHSAPSTPVGERPSSNVPVSSVPNAPVALSTSVPVQTSTERMGSLSTVAAKEEDATTLPSRKPTSSVADAPPRGIGRVNFPTQPQLSQPLSPSAANGTGATSSAAEIAKRKIMGVESNVQPLTSPLSKMVLPPAAKGNDGTISDGNPGDVAASIGRAYSPSIVSGLQWRPGSPFQSQNETVRGRTEISPDQREKFLQRYQQVLSERNEKQFSSQQQNPLLQQVAFFL; from the exons ATGAGCAATCCCTGGTTGACGCTCGGAAGCTCATTGAGCGAGAAATGGAGAGGTTTAAAATATGTGAGAAAGAGACCAAGACAAAAGCATTCTCTAAGGAAGGACTGG GACCCAAAAGAGAAAGCAAAGTCAGAGACAAGAGATTGGTTGAACAATGTG GTGAGCGAACTCGAGTCGCAGATTGATAGCTTTGAAGCTGAGTTGGAAGGACTATCTGTCAAAAAAGGAAAGTCAAGGCCGCCCAGATTG aCACATCTTAAGACATCTATCACAAGACACAAGGATCATATAATAAAGTTGGAATTGATATTGAGGCTTCTGGACAATGATGAATTAAGTCCAGAACAAGTAAATGACGTCAAAGATTTTCTGGATGATTATGTTGAACGAAATCAG GATGATTTTGACGAATTCAGTGATGTTGATGAGCTCTATAGCACGTTGCCACTAAATGAGGTGGAGGGTCTTGAAGATCTAGTAACCGCTGGCCCCCTCGTCAAG GGTACTCCTCTGAGCATGAAGAGTTCTGTGGCAGCGTCAGCATCTCAAGTTCGG AGCATAAGTCTGCCAACACACCATCAGAGCACTTCTCAAGAGAAGACTGACGATACAACTTTACCGGATAGCAATTCTGAGACACTTCCAAAAACCCCTCCCCAAAAGAATGGGGCCCTTCACTCAGCACCATCAACACCCGTTGGGGAACGTCCAAGTTCGAATGTGCCTGTCAGTAGTGTTCCTAATGCACCAGTTGCTTTATCAACTTCCGTTCCTGTTCAGACTTCCACAGAAAGGATGGGAAGTTTGTCTACAGTGGCGGCCAAGGAAGAAGATGCAACAACCTTGCCTTCCCGTAAACCAACCTCATCTGTTGCTGATGCTCCACCGAGGGGCATTGGTAGAGTTAATTTCCCCACCCAGCCTCAACTGAGTCAGCCTTTGTCTCCAAGTGCAGCTAACGGCACTGGTGCGACTTCTTCAGCAGCTGAAATTGCAAAGAGAAAAATAATGGGAGTTGAGAGCAATGTCCAACCTCTAACCTCTCCGCTCAGCAAAATGGTACTACCACCAGCTGCGAAGGGTAATGATGGAACTATCTCTGATGGTAACCCTGGTGATGTTGCGGCAAGCATCGGTAGAGCTTATTCACCGTCTATTGTATCTGGTTTGCAGTGGAGGCCTGGGAGTCCCTTTCAGAGTCAGAATGAAACG GTCCGTGGAAGAACTGAAATATCACCAGATCAAAGGGAGAAATTCTTACAGCGGTACCAGCAAGTACTATCCGAAAGAAACGAGAAGCAGTTTTCTTCACAACAGCAAAATCCGCTTTTACAGCAGGTAGCGTTTTTTTTATAG
- the LOC103856294 gene encoding uncharacterized protein LOC103856294: MADSNHDHEIRCHHCAGPLTKSLETSEWTVSPFIRDSFSMIGSAVGGTASAFIGFNHVMPIVRKWIKGPMWLHFLVGAPPVIVLSSACAGLAGGTVPALAQLASSSYQAAVLSSQPPQAEENHKMHKSTTSPL, translated from the exons ATGGCGGATTCAAACCATGATCACGAGATCAGATGCCATCATTGCGCAGGCCCTCTTACAAAAAGTTTG gAAACGAGTGAATGGACTGTGTCTCCGTTCATCAGGGACAGCTTTTCTATG ATTGGATCAGCTGTAGGTGGTACTGCAAGTGCATTCATTGGGTTTAACCATG TCATGCCAATTGTACGCAAGTGGATAAAAGGACCCATGTGGCTGCATTTTCTTGTTGGG GCACCGCCAGTTATAGTTCTTTCATCGGCCTGTGCTGGACTAGCAG GTGGAACTGTACCGGCGCTGGCACAGCTCGCTTCATCTTCATACCAAGCAGCAGTCCTTTCATCTCAGCCACCGCAGGCAGAGGAGAATCACAAAATGCACAAGTCTACAACATCTCCTCTGTAA
- the LOC103856295 gene encoding NAC domain-containing protein 87: MAVVVESGVVLNHGGDELVDLPPGFRFHPTDEEIISSYLKEKVLDSRFTAVAMGEADLNKCEPWDLPKRAKMGEKEFYFFCQRDRKYPTGMRTNRATESGYWKATGKDKEIFKGKGCLVGMKKTLVFYRGRAPRGEKTNWVMHEYRLEGIYSYHNLPKTARDDWVVCRVFHKNNPSTTTQQMTRIPMEDLARTDSLENIDHFLDFSSLPPLIDPSFTGQPNFKPINPPTYDISSPIQPHPFNSSYQPIFNHQGFGSASGSGSGSTYNNNNKEMVKMEQSLVSVSQETCLSSDVNATTTAEVSSGPVMKQEMSMMGMVNGSKSYEDLCDLRGILWDY, encoded by the exons ATGGCGGTTGTGGTAGAATCAGGCGTGGTGTTGAATCATGGAGGTGATGAGCTTGTGGATTTACCACCTGGATTCAGGTTTCATCCAACAGATGAAGAGATCATATCATCCTACCTCAAAGAGAAGGTTTTAGACAGCCGATTCACGGCTGTGGCCATGGGAGAAGCCGATCTTAACAAGTGTGAGCCCTGGGATTTGCCAA AGAGGGCAAAGATGGGGGAGAAAGAGTTTTACTTCTTCTGTCAAAGGGACAGGAAGTACCCGACCGGTATGAGGACGAACCGTGCAACCGAGTCCGGTTACTGGAAAGCGACCGGGAAGGACAAGGAGATCTTCAAAGGCAAAGGTTGTCTCGTTGGCATGAAGAAAACACTAGTGTTTTATAGAGGAAGAGCTCCACGAGGTGAAAAGACTAATTGGGTCATGCATGAGTATCGTCTTGAAGGCATATATTCTTACCACAATCTCCCCAAAACCGCAAGG GACGACTGGGTCGTGTGTAGGGTTTTTCACAAGAACAATCCTTCCACTACAACTCAGCAAATGACGAGAATACCCATGGAAGATCTCGCAAGAACGGATTCTCTAGAAAACATTGATCATTTCCTAGACTTCTCATCTCTTCCTCCTCTCATAGATCCGAGTTTCACGGGTCAACCCAACTTCAAACCCATCAACCCTCCAACCTACGACATCTCATCACCAATCCAACCACATCCATTCAACTCTAGTTACCAACCAATCTTTAACCACCAGGGCTTTGGTTCTGCTTCTGGTTCTGGTTCCGGCTCAACATACAACAATAACAACAAGGAGATGGTCAAGATGGAGCAGTCTCTTGTTAGTGTATCTCAAGAGACATGCCTAAGCTCAGATGTCAATGCGACCACGACCGCAGAGGTGTCTTCGGGTCCGGTAATGAAGCAAGAGATGAGTATGATGGGAATGGTGAATGGTAGCAAGTCTTACGAAGATCTATGTGACTTGAGGGGGATCTTATGGGACTACTGA
- the LOC103856882 gene encoding apyrase 2, giving the protein RSRVRVTLSPAIVKASNVFCLHLSLKYKYRSRRRSFKVKSKLFSPDQFTFINPSFDLEPLQDPPQTTASSGTGNGKIRYRSPSSPELMESGTAAVSSSGHHSPSHSSESHQGLLSVDGGKTTVAKRGIGRHESIADKIQRHRGILLLISVAILLIGLVLLLMPGRSTSDAVVEEYTVLNRKGGPNSRPPKNYAVIFDAGSSGSRVHVYCFDRNLDLLPLGNELELFVQLKPGLSAYPTDPRQAANSLVSLLDKAEASVPRELRPKTPVRVGATAGLRTLGHEASENILQAVKELLRDRSMLKTEANAVTVLDGTQEGAYQWVTINYLLRNLGKPYSDTVGVVDLGGGSVQMAYAISEEDAATAPKPLEGEDSYVREMYLKGRKYFLYVHSYLHYGLLAARAEILKVSEDSNNPCIVAGYDGTYKYGGDGFKAAAVQSGASLNECRRLTVNALKVNDTLCTHMKCTFGGVWNGGRGGGQKNMFVASFFFDRAAEAGFVDPKQPVATVRPMDFEKAAKKACSMKIEEGKSKFPRVEEDNLPYLCMDLVYQYTLLVDGFGLEASQTITLVKKVKYGEHAVEAAWPLGSAIEAVSSP; this is encoded by the exons CGAAGTCGAGTGAGAGTTACTCTCTCTCCCGCAATCGTAAAAGCCAGTAACGTCTTTTGTCTGCATCTCTCGCTCAAATACAAATACAGAtctagaagaagaagcttcaagGTGAAATCGAAGCTTTTTTCTCCAGATCAATTCACTTTTATTAACCCATCGTTCGATCTGGAGCCGTTACAGGATCCGCCGCAGACCACGGCGTCCTCCGGCACCGGCAACGGTAAGATCCGCTACCGTTCGCCTTCCTCCCCCGAGCTCATGGAGTCCGGAACCGCCGCAGTTTCCTCCTCCGGCCACCATTCTCCTTCTCATTCCTCCGAATCCCATCAGGGACTCCTCTCCGTTGACGGAGGGAAGACGACGGTGGCTAAGCGTGGGATCGGACGGCACGAGTCTATCGCCGACAAGATCCAACGCCATCGAGGTATCCTGCTCTTGATTTCGGTTGCGATTCTGCTTATCGGTCTCGTTCTTTTGCTGATGCCTGGGAGATCTACGTCCGACGCGGTCGTTGAAGAGTACACGGTGCTTAACCGCAAGGGAGGCCCCAACTCGAGGCCTCCGAAGAACTACGCTGTGATTTTTGATGCTGGAAGCTCTGGTAGCCGTGTTCATGTATACTGCTTTGATCGGAATTTGGATCTTCTTCCTCTCGGGAATGAACTTGAGCTCTTCGTGCAG CTAAAACCGGGCTTGAGCGCATATCCTACTGATCCTCGACAAGCGGCAAACTCTTTGGTGTCTCTTCTTGACAAAGCAGAAGCATCTGTTCCACGTGAGTTGCGTCCCAAGACACCTGTCAGAGTTGGG GCAACTGCAGGTTTGAGGACGCTGGGTCATGAGGCATCTGAGAACATTTTGCAAGCG gttaaGGAGCTCTTGAGAGATAGAAGCATGCTGAAAACTGAGGCAAATGCTGTTACTGTGCTGGATGGTACCCAGGAAGGTGCTTACCAGTGG GTGACAATAAACTACTTGCTAAGGAACCTGGGAAAACCATACTCAGATACGGTTGGAGTGGTTGATCTTGGAGGGGGTTCGGTACAAATGGCATATGCCATATCCGAGGAAGATGCTGCAACTGCACCAAAGCCATTAGAAGGAGAGGATTCTTATGTCAGAGAAATGTATCTGAAGGGACGGAAGTACTTCCTCTATGTTCACAG TTACCTACATTACGGATTACTGGCCGCCAGAGCAGAGATCTTGAAAGTTTCTGAAGATTCAAACAATCCCTGCATCGTGGCAGGCTATGATG GCACTTACAAGTATGGAGGAGATGGGTTTAAAGCCGCTGCTGTGCAATCTGGCGCGAGTCTCAATGAGTGCAGGAGGTTAACCGTCAACGCACTCAAAGTGAATGATACACTATGTACACACATGAAATGCACATTTGGTGGAGTATGGAATGGTGGTCGAGGTGGTGGCCAAAAGAACATGTTCGTTGCTTCTTTTTTCTTCGATCGTGCGGCTGAG GCTGGATTCGTAGACCCCAAGCAACCTGTTGCTACAGTGCGTCCAATGGACTTTGAGAAAGCAGCAAAGAAAGCTTGTAGTATGAAGATAGAGGAGGGGAAATCGAAGTTCCCACGTGTAGAGGAAGATAATTTGCCTTACTTGTGCATGGATCTCGTTTACCAATATACTCTGCTCGTTGATGGATTCG GATTGGAGGCATCACAGACGATAACATTAGTGAAGAAGGTGAAATACGGAGAGCACGCAGTGGAAGCTGCGTGGCCATTGGGTAGCGCCATTGAGGCTGTATCCTCACCGTGA
- the LOC103856296 gene encoding putative U-box domain-containing protein 46, translating into MEESTTESTAANTDTLKVELKKLLTETLSNGGGETESDGSSGVLKAIDEAIRLLNRLREVESKKPESDIPSSSSSESPKVEVPKEFKCILSNAIMIDPVTIASGNTFEKRYITEYLKHEDKCPKSEEVLSHSLCTPNHLLDEVITKWCLANGHDRPKPADEVVTELSNDGIESLLQRISSPSSDEDQIQAAKEIRCQTHKFPNVRNRFVALHPGGITDLIRPLSEGSTIPELEENIITALFNISIVMENVEAIAQTDKVISLLRTSLTCGTMETQRNSALTLLSLLAIAYNKVIIGDISTFTALGELIGRGDPVTSLVAGAVVYHLCQESEYREAAISARVVNALMRKIKAERYAAQFLSVLVLLTTHERGVKEMKESREFMRHLFRILRKRSCLESCENAVLIVLNMCNLATPYGRLGVVNLEENDYATFSTLTKERSSESLVKNAEMVLQWLKVHGTGKKQKR; encoded by the exons ATGGAGGAATCAACGACGGAATCAACGGCAGCAAACACCGATACTCTGAAGGTGGAGCTAAAGAAGCTACTGACGGAGACTTTGTCCAACGGAGGAGGAGAAACTGAGAGTGACGGAAGTTCTGGAGTCTTGAAAGCAATTGACGAGGCGATTAGACTCCTGAATCGTCTTAGAGAAGTTGAATCGAAGAAGCCTGAATCTGACATCccatcttcttcgtcttctgaATCGCCGAAGGTGGAAGTGCCGAAAGAGTTCAAATGTATACTCTCGAATGCGATCATGATCGATCCTGTAACCATCGCCTCTGGGAAT ACCTTTGAGAAAAGATACATCACAGAGTATCTGAAGCATGAAGATAAATGTCCCAAAAGCGAGGAAGTCCTCTCTCACTCTTTGTGTACACCCAACCATTTGCTCGATGAGGTGATTACCAAGTGGTGTCTAGCCAACGGACATGATCGTCCAAAACCAGCTGATGAAGTGGTCACTGAGCTGTCCAACGATGGAATAGAGTCGTTGCTTCAAAGGATCTCTTCTCCCTCCTCAGATGAAGATCAGATTCAAGCTGCAAAGGAGATACGTTGCCAGACCCATAAGTTTCCAAATGTAAGAAATCGCTTTGTCGCTCTACACCCTGGAGGGATCACCGACTTGATCCGTCCGCTGTCTGAGGGATCCACGATACCGGAGCTTGAAGAGAATATCATCACAGCATTGTTCAACATCTCGATTGTTATGGAGAATGTAGAAGCAATTGCCCAAACGGATAAGGTGATCTCATTGCTCAGAACGTCTCTGACATGTGGGACAATGGAGACACAAAGAAACTCTGCTTTGACGTTACTGTCGCTCTTAGCTATTGCTTATAACAAGGTAATCATAGGGGACATCTCAACATTCACGGCTTTGGGAGAGCTTATTGGTAGAGGTGATCCGGTAACCTCCTTGGTAGCCGGTGCCGTGGTCTATCACCTCTGTCAAGAATCGGAGTACAGGGAAGCGGCGATTTCTGCGCGTGTGGTGAATGCGCTAATGAGGAAGATCAAAGCAGAAAGATATGCGGCTCAGTTTTTAAGTGTCTTGGTATTACTTACTACACACGAGCGTGGGGTTAAAGAAATGAAGGAGAGTCGAGAGTTTATGAGACATTTGTTCCGTATCTTGAGGAAACGGAGTTGCTTAGAGTCTTGCGAGAACGCTGTATTGATCGTCCTCAACATGTGCAACCTGGCCACGCCTTACGGTAGACTGGGAGTAGTCAATCTAGAGGAGAATGACTACGCGACATTTTCAACGCTTACGAAGGAACGATCATCAGAGAGTCTAGTCAAAAATGCGGAGATGGTTTTACAGTGGCTCAAGGTACACGGTACAGGTAAAAAGCAAAAGCGATAG